One genomic segment of Syngnathus acus chromosome 1, fSynAcu1.2, whole genome shotgun sequence includes these proteins:
- the pi4k2b gene encoding phosphatidylinositol 4-kinase type 2-beta, with protein sequence MMSECDPTETSEPALDTETTEVFPPQSNFLSVQRPTVLFDKNTAGLGLQANPGVAVRISDSCESVLTELEAEGSGEDVLLLPCFAGTSSPQRSARDKIKRNRHSSSSDKDTLASPGINSGDFNHFSDDPEFADIIQRAEQAIEAGVFPERISQGSSGSYFVKDPKGKVIGVFKPKSEEPYGHLNPKWTKYFHKLCCPCCFGRGCLLPNQGYLSEAAASLVDSKLGLGVVPKTKVVYLASETFHYSAIDRAKSRGKKYALEKVPKVGRRFHRVGLPPKVGSFQLFVEGYREADHWLRHFEAEPLPENIRKQLQSQFERLVVLDYVIRNTDRGNDNWLIKYEKPGECEGPKDAEWLENSSEPCIKIAAIDNGLAFPFKHPDEWRAYPFHWAWLPQAKVAFSQETKELVLSRLSDMNFVQDLIEDLYEMFMRDKGFDKTMFEKQMSVMRGQVLNLTQALKDGKSPLQLVKMPRVVVERSRSGGQGRVVTLGNAFTQTFHFKRPFFSSW encoded by the exons ATGATGTCAGAATGCGACCCGACAGAGACCTCCGAACCTGCGTTGGATACCGAGACAACCGAGGTTTTTCCACCGCAGTCCAATTTCCTCTCTGTACAACGTCCAACAGTgttatttgacaaaaacacagcGGGATTGGGGCTCCAGGCTAACCCTGGCGTTGCCGTACGAATTTCGGACTCGTGTGAAAGCGTCTTGACCGAGCTTGAGGCGGAAGGCTCCGGCGAAGACGTGTTATTGTTGCCGTGTTTTGCTGGGACCTCGTCCCCGCAGAGAAGTGCCCGAGACAAGATCAAGCGGAACAGACACAGCTCGTCATCGGACAAAGACACTTTAGCCTCGCCAG GTATCAACagtggggacttcaaccactTTTCAGATGACCCTGAGTTTGCGGATATTATTCAAAGGGCTGAGCAAGCCATTGAGGCTGGTGTCTTTCCAGAGAGGATTTCGCAGGGCTCCAGTGGGAGTTACTTTGTCAAAGATCCTAAAGGG AAAGTCATTGGTGTTTTCAAACCAAAGTCAGAGGAACCATATGGTCACCTGAATCCCAAATGGaccaaatattttcacaag ctCTGCTGTCCGTGCTGTTTTGGTCGAGGCTGTTTGTTGCCAAACCAGGGCTACCTCTCAGAGGCTGCTGCATCGCTAGTTGATAGCAAACTGGGCCTGGGTGTGGTGCCAAAAACAAAG GTGGTGTATTTGGCGAGTGAGACCTTTCACTATAGTGCCATAGACAGAGCCAAATCCAGAGGGAAGAAGTACGCTTTAGAGAAAGTGCCCAAGGTGGGACGACGCTTCCACAGAGTGGGCCTGCCACCAAAG gTGGGCTCATTCCAACTGTTCGTGGAGGGTTATCGTGAAGCCGACCATTGGCTGAGGCATTTTGAGGCAGAACCTCTGCCAGAAAACATCAGAAAACAGCTACAGTCCCAGTTTGAGCGGCTGGTGGTGCTGGATTATGTCATCCGAAACACAG ATCGAGGGAACGACAACTGGTTGATCAAGTATGAGAAACCAGGAGAGTGCGAGGGACCAAAG GATGCCGAGTGGCTAGAGAACAGTTCGGAGCCTTGCATCAAGATTGCAGCCATTGATAATGGCCTGGCCTTTCCCTTTAAGCACCCTGATGAATGGAGAGCCT ATCCCTTTCACTGGGCGTGGCTCCCCCAGGCCAAGGTGGCTTTCTCCCAGGAGACCAAAGAGTTGGTGCTGTCCCGCCTTTCAGACATGAACTTTGTGCAGGACCTCATTGAGGACCTCTATGAGATGTTTATG AGAGACAAAGGCTTTGACAAGACCATGTTTGAGAAACAGATGTCCGTCATGAGGGGCCAG GTGTTGAATCTCACCCAAGCTCTTAAGGATGGCAAGAGCCCTCTACAACTGGTAAAGATGCCCCGCGTGGTGGTCGAGCGCAGCCGATCAGGTGGCCAGGGCCGCGTGGTCACTTTGGGCAACGCCTTCACTCAGACCTTCCACTTTAAGCGaccttttttctcctcttggTAG
- the zgc:195282 gene encoding cysteine-rich protein 1 — translation MVSYCPICGKPVYFGEKKRSLGKDYHPLCLKCQKCKRQLTAGQHAEYDEKPYCSYCYMKMFGPRGNR, via the exons ATGGTAAGTTACTGTCCAATCTGTGGGAAGCCTGTCTATTTTG GTGAGAAGAAGAGGTCTTTGGGAAAAGATTACCACCCACTGTGCCTGAAATGTCAAAAGTGTAAAAGACAGCTCACCGCTGGACAACATGCTGAG TATGATGAGAAGCCATATTGCTCATACTGCTACATGAAGATGTTTGGTCCAAGAG GTAACAGGTGA